The Dromaius novaehollandiae isolate bDroNov1 chromosome 20, bDroNov1.hap1, whole genome shotgun sequence genome includes the window AAGGTCGTAACATAAAATTACAGCTTCCCAAGGGTGCTTTTATGGCTCAGAGACTTTTGTGATATATGTGGTACAAAGAACTAAAGAAAGATGGTGGGTCTTGAGTCAtactgaaaaagaaggaaatccaTAATTAACAGCCCTCTCCATTGTAGTTATGGCAGGAGAGAAGTCAAGGACTATGTGAGCCATTGACTGCAGGGTACTGCTGCACTGGCAGTTTCCTCCAGGTCCCGACTAGGTGACTGCAGATGGGAggaagctgtcctgtgctctgcGCTGTGTCTGTTCTGGAGATGAATCTGCTTCGCTTCCAGAACGAGTCCCTCTCAGATTTTGCCTGAAGCTTGCTGGGGAGAATCTTTCCAGAAAGGCAAGATGAACAGGAATATCTGAACCAGCAGGGAAACATGTTCTGCTATTCCTACCAGCTCATCTATGCTATCAGACAGGAGGTCCCTAGAGCCGGTGTTCTTCCACTGTTTACTACTGACAGCCAGAGAACTCGAAAACAAATTCCCATTAACAACCTGTTATCACGTGCAGCTGGAAAAGGCCAGTGCTTGGGACCTGTCCAAGCAGCTTAGAGCACTAAAGGGCAAAGACTGCCTTTCTGTGGCTCTGACAGTCCTCTAGGGCCCCTCTCCTGAGACGATCACAATGTAGCTGGTTGATCCTAGCCCTTGAGAAATCAGTTGCATTTTTAACTTCTGAGCTCTCTGTGATCCACCAACAAAATCCCATACAGAAGGTTATTATAGAGGAAAAGTGGTTAAACTCTCCTGGTAAAATAATTCCAAAGAAGAGCTTTCACTTTCATGATTTATTACCTAGAGTAGAGTAGCAcgcagagctgcagctgagacCATGCTCCTTTTGTACAAGACACGATACAAGCTAGTCCCTCACCTAAGAAATTCTAAATAGACTCCAGACATGACACGTGGGCAGGGGGAGACGGAAGTAAGAGTGCCAGTAGTGGGGCTGCACTGATGAATGTTCTCTCTAGATATAAGCTCTGTGTGCTTTGttgataaaaataaatgaactagAGATGCTGACAAATCATTAACATTTGCCTAATCATTATTCTCAGGCAACTTTCCACAGGCAGTAGATCAGCAAGCTGCCTGCCTACCAGACTGTCACCAGTGCTGTCTAGTGCCTGTATTTTTGAAGAATCATGACAGATatgtgaaagatgcagaaaatTCAAGTGCAGGAATCGAGAAGGCATCAGAACTACAGCTGCCAATCTTTTCAGCAATTTATTTCTCTATCGGATTCCCTGCCATCTTCATGCACGAAGGAATTTGGGTCCCTTGGAGACAAGGGAGcaggcatataaaagatgctatatCAAACTACCCCCAGAAGCAGCCCTGTCAGTGGAGTAATAGCACTCTCCCACCATCCATGGACCTAAAGAAAACTGCAATACCATGAAATGCAGCTTCGCTCTCCCCCATCACCAGCCTTCCAGAGCCAGACAGCCTCTCCTGCAAATATTGCTTATTTGTGGGctacatctgtatttttaaggTGTTTCTGGCTTCACTGACCTGGTGCTGCTCTTGGCACTCCTAGGGATGCCTGTGCCAATAATTCTCTACCTTGGACTTCAGACTGATCTTCTCTCCGTCGCTCACTCTCTCCTTCAGTCTGCTGCCTGAAGCCAAGCCAGATGCGCTGTGGCTCCATGCCAACCACATACCATTTACACTGTCACTACAAAAATGATTGGCAAAGCTGAATTTTTCAGCATCAGGGGCTTGTCCAAGGAGAGGGCAAATAATAAACACTGACAGAAATTGATTACAAAGAAAGactttaaaagaacaaatttaATGTAAATGCAGAGTTTGGCATGGGTTAGATTTTGAAGGAAACCTGCACTGTCATTTTGTTCAGCATCTCGCAGCTGCAAATTATTGCATGTTTATTAATTGACGGGTCACTGCAACTGCTGCAGGAAATACCACCCCTGGCTTACAGTAGGACAACTGAAGTAGGAATAAATTGAACCACTCACAGGGGCTGAGCAAAGCCTCAAATTCCAAAACTCCTGCCTGCCCAGATCGCACAAGGCGTTGCAAAGGAGACAACGTGCAAGACAGGAAACGCATTGACCTTCGTACCTGCCTGCGGTGAAGGTACTCCTTCGGGACTGATGAATTAGATGGCGGCTATTCTCTCCAAAAGGTCACCCACCCAGGAAGACATCTCCGGGAGCCTTTGGCTTACCGCTCCCGGCGCGCTGGGGACCGCCGCGGTCTCTGGCAGCCTGGGGAGCGGTTTCCCCAACCTGCAGACAGGGTCTGGTGAGAGAGGCGAGCGACCCCTCCGCCCGCCGACGTGcggctggggcggccccgggagcCGGTTGCTGCTCCCGAGGCGTTTCAAGGGTCACctggcgcggcggcgccggcacccgcgggggggggcggggggagctgcGGCCGGGGCCCGGTTGGTCGtcgccggggtgggggggggaggaccgcgccgggagccccgggcggccctgccgggggcggagcggggaggggggcgccggcactcacctggcgccaggcccccgcccggcgcggcggatgggggcggggggagtccCGGCTCGGGCCGGCTCCGctcccggggcgggcagggctcCGCGTCCTCCtcggcccgctccccccgccgcggcctccgcTGTCAACAAACCCCACCGTCACTTCCGCcagccgggccgccccgcgccggaaGCGGCGCCGCCTTCCCCCCAGAAACACCGGCCCGTCCGGAACGCTCGGGGCCCTGCCCACGGTTCCCGCCCGCCCTCGCAGCGTGGCCTCGCCGCGTCATCAAGCAGCGATGTGATGTCAAGAGTGGGGTGACGTCACGCCCGGGGAGCGCGACGGCGTTATCCACCTTCGGGGCCCAGGTGCGGTGCACGCTGCGATGACATCACAGCGTGTCGCCGTGATGCCGCATGGCGTCAGGGCGCGAGGCCACGGGGCCGCTCGTGTCAGTGCGCTCTGGCGGCGGCCCCAGCGTGAGCCCGGAACGCCCCCAGGCCCGGCAGCGCTGCGGCCATGTCCCGCCCCACAGCGGTCATGCGGGGGCGTGGTCTGCAGAGGGGCGCGGTCAAATCGAGCCCCGCCCACGGAGGGGTGTGAGACGGGGGCGGGGCCTCCAtagccccgccccgctcccgctgtCTCCCCGCTCCCTCGGGCTGGGTTTCCAGCCGGAGCGTTTAGGCGGCGCGCGGGGaaggggcgcggggggccgccaTGTCGCGGCTGCACCGGAGCAGGTGGGTCCGGCGGGGtcccgcggcccggccctgcccttcccccgtcctgcgcggggctgcggggggcgggctggggctgggggctcggcggccgccgccgggccgttACTAACCACCGCCtccgccggcggctcccgggcctGCTCCCCGCAGGATCGCGGACTTCCAGGAGGTGCTGGGCGAACCCACGGTGGCGCTGGCCAAGCTCCGCGAGCTCTGCTTCAGCGGTGAgtggccccggcccggggggttacgggggtgctggggccggccccggcccggggaggcGGGGCTCCCGGTGGCGGCTCGGGCCGTGCTGCCCCCGCGGGACTGGCCCTGCTGCACGGCACGGAGCAGGGGGTCAGGCCGGAGATGAGCCCGGCAGCCGCAGGTCGCCTCCGCTACCGCTAGTTAATCCAGTCCGGAGCGTTTAACGAAGCGGTGGGTGTCCAAAACCCGTGCCCGGCAGGCAGGTCTTGGAGATGGCGAGCTGGCGGGTTGTTCGGCCGCAGCAGTCCCCCTCCGGCCGCGGTGGCCTGCTTGGTCTTCAGGCGCAGGCACAAGCTTCCAGGCCAGCCCTTCCTTCGCCCTCCTCCCGGAGTGCTTGTGGGTCTTCTCGCTTCCGCTCTGTGTCAGCTgcgtggtctcctgtcccactGTGCCTCCAGTGCTTCCAGCGCCTGCCGCAGGCGCCCTCCTCAGTGAGCGGCACCAGCAGGTTTGGCATCGTGTAGAACCCCTCTGAGGTCCCTTTGGAAACTTACCTGTGGGGAGAAAAACTGCTCTCTTGCTCTTTATGTGGTGACGCCAGCAAGCGGTAGTGAGAAGGCCGGGGCTAACTTAACTGTCTCTCTGCCTGATGTTTCACAGGAATCCCTTTTGATGGTGGGCTGCGCTGCCTCTGCTGGAAGGTGGGTTTTGCTTGGGGCGCTTTTGTTTTCCTGCAAGCGGTGCTTCACGTTGCTTaagtacagaaaatatttttgggcGCATAAAAtcataaacaaaagtaaaaatccAGAACTTAAAATCCACTCTAAATTAATAGTAGCCTGTGGAGATTAGCACTAGGACAGCCGTTATTTTGGATGGTAAACCGTGGCCGTCCGCTTTTTGCATGAGCGCAGTGCTAAGCTAGGAGTACAACTCAATCAGATTTGCTATTGATCAGCCCTGCAAATAGGCCTATTTTGAAAGCCTGTCCCTGAGATACTCCTGACTGTATCTTGGCAAAGGACCAGGCTTTCTGGAGAAAGCTCCTAGTTGTTTGAGAGAGCCAGGTCTAGCTGCTGTGTTTGGTTTGCTGATCTTGCAGGTCTAATAGCTCATGCTCCAGAGACTAATGTTTGTGCATCTTTCTTCTGCACAGATACTCTTGAACTACCTCCCTTTAGAGAAAGCCTTATGGAGCTCTTTGCTGAAGAAGCAGAGGTGAGGAGATCTATACTTGTTCCTTTATTTCTGATGATATCTGTAAAGAAGTGGAATAGTTTCTTAAATAATTAAGTACCTGCATAAAATGAAGTGTTCTCATGTGGAATGCATTGTTCTGTAGACTGTCTCGTGGGGTTGATGGATTGACCTCTTACTTGAACTCAACTGAAgagcaaatgaaatgttttctggCTAGCAGGGTGGTACAGAAAGATCTATTTGAACTCAGTCTGGGTACTTACATTGATTTAGTCTTCTGCTTCATCACAAGTTCCCATTTTTCTTGCTAAGGGATCTGTATTCCCAGTTCCTGAAGGAAATGATCATCCAGCCTGGGATCGCCAAAGCCAACCTGGGTGCTTCCAGGGAAGATGTGACCTTAGAAGATCACGTAAGTGCTGTTCAGCCTTTATGGTTGCAGAAGGTTCCCCAGAGTTATGAGCTGTTGTTCTGGGGTTAAACTCCTAGGCTGCTTTTGGCTCAGTTTTCAGACTGCTTTGCCCTGCTGGCAGGAGGGAATGTTCCCAGGTACCAGCTCTGCACTTCTGTCTCAGTCTGAATTATGGGCAAAGCACTGGTAGTTCTGAAGGGAGCTGTTCTCAACTATGCATatcccttctcccttcctttggaGCTGGCTACCTGGGCTATGAGTCTCCTAGAGAACATGAGAGGGTCACAAGAGGTGCTTTTAGCAAGGAGATGTTCTCCTGGAATGTCGTTTCCATGGATAGACTCAGAGCAGGCTACTCTGAATGGAGGTTGTAAAAGAAGCAGCAGATTTGGGTTGGACTATGACCATGGGAGGACGGAGACTCATTTATTTCTAGTTCTGTTGCTGACTGTGAAttctcttttattatttattttactgtgaaTTTTTTTGCTGTATCTCCTGgctttttgcttctctgaaaGTGCTATTAAGAGTGTATGTATTAAGGGAGGGGGGCAAAGGAATTGATCAGACAAGACTATAAAATGGTACAACTGCTTGCATGTCTTGTTCTGAATGTGAACTCCTATGCTGGTGCACAGTCATCTGTGCTGCTGTGATCTCTGGAGGGTTTGGTGCTGTAACCAGCATGTTTTTAACAGTCCAAGCGTTTGCACATTACAGTGATCTTTGGATCTCCTGGAAtgttacagggtttttttccatttctcaggtGATTGTTAACTTTTCATGGATCTTGACCTAGAGAGAAGAAAGTAggtgttggggtgggggaagagggagttaaGTTTGTCATATGGGAAAAGTGGTCAGATACAGGATAGGCTGTTTGTATTAATACGTATTTCCCTTAATCAGCCTCCTCAGAGCTGAGATGGTGGGGGATGCCTGTAACCGATAACTGCAACGCAGGAGTACTGAGGGTGTCTCTAACACTAGGTGTCAAGACTGTGCCCATTGCAGGAGCTGGAACTGCAATCAGGAATCCTGTTCCCACAGGATGGGATACCTGATTTTTGTGAATAAAGGCAtgaaaagacaggagaaaagagacTGAAAATGTTGGCTTCTGCCTCTCTGAGTGAATCTGCATCCTCACTTCTTTCACAGACACTGGTCCACTTCCTGCACTGTAAACACTGTCTGAAGAAACAATACTAAATGTAGCTAGTAAGGACAAAGGTTAAACCTGGTGTGCTAGGAGAGTGTGAGTGCTGGCCGGTAGAGAGACAGCACAAATGTTAAATCTGTGTGTATTTACTGACAATTTGGTACAAGTGAAACATGTGTTTGttatatttatgttatttatttctttagcCCCTCAATCCAAATCCAGACAGTCGATGGAATACCTACTTCAAGGATAATGAAGTGCTCCTCCAGATCGACAAAGATGTCAGGTGTGTGAGGCATAATGACTCACGTTTCTGAACCAGAATGTTTTAGTTAACACTTTGTACTTTGAAAATTAAGTTTAATATTAAACCAAGCCTCCCATTTCAGACAGGGCATGTACTTCCTTCTTCTTATGCTTGATTTCCTCCTGTATCCATTCTAGGAGGCTGTACCCTGACATGGCATTCTTCCAGCGCCGAACAGAATACCCCTGCCTCTTAATCCTGGACCCTCAAAATGAGTTTGAGACGCTGCGCAAGCGGGTAGAGCAGACCACACTCAAGTCGCAGACAGTGGCGCGAAACCGCAGTGGGGTTACAAATGTAAGATCTATGTGAGGGCTGCCCACAGGGCAAGGCATCGTAGCTAATAAGAGGAATGGCATTTGTTAGGCTCttttccctgtctgtctctgcttGCGTGAGGGAATTATGCTAATACCCTAGCCGATGCTATGTATTCTAATAGCTAGACAGTTGTAAAAAACCAGCTGACATTCCTGACAGCTGGTAAGGAGTTATAGGTGTATTTAATCTTAAGGTTTTTCTTCCTGACTTCTGGTGGAAGTAAGAGTTGCAGGAAGATGTCAATATATTATGCCTGACCTGTATGTCTACCCGCATGGGAGCAAGGCACTGAAGGGCAAATTCACCGAAGTTAAATTTGCATAGTCTTCCATGGATGTCATACTGCTGGAGTTGGGAAGAAAAGAGCTAGGTATCTGCTGACACATGTGTTGTCTCTTTCCTCTCTCACGAGTGTTGCTGTGTTAACGCCACACGCTTGCTGTTGGGGAAGGTAGCTTGCTAGTATTACAGCTTTGTTCTCTTTCCCCTATTACTAACAAAGCAGAACTGCTACGTTTTCTTACTGCCTGCGTGCAAGTTATGCTGTGATTTGGGGAGACTGTCTGTCACTGCTCAGACTGGTTTGTTCTTCAAACATAGCCAACGCTAAGATTTCAGTGCTTTTGTGATCCCTGAGTTACCTGTCTTGATTTTTGTGAATACCTGCCTGCTTAGGATATGCTGCCCAAATCTTCTGGGGAGCTATGTGTATTAAGAACCAAGCTTGTCACGTGTAAGAAACTGTCTGTACCAGCTGGTTACCCTGAATCAGCCCCAGTCTTACCTTGCTCTTCAGGTGAGCTCCCCTCTTAAAACACCTCCTAATTCTCTGAGCGAGTATGAAGTTCTGCCCAATGGCTGTGAAGCTCACTGGGAAGTGGTGGAGCGAATCCTGTTCATCTATGCCAAGCTGAACCCCGGGATAGCATACGTTCAGGGGATGAATGAAATAGTGGGGCCTCTTTACTACACCTTTGCTACAGATCCTAACAGCGAGTGGAAAGGTGAGAGACTGTTTTAGCCACTTGGTAGTGACTGTCATACTGCATGCTCTCTGTGTAAAGAACTGGTTCAGGAATGGCACTCTTAAGAGAACTCTGACGTGCAGTGATGGGCTGCAGCGGGGGGACTGATCTGCAGGAAATGATGTTTAGTAATCTGAATTAGTGCCCAGCTGAGGCTTAGTAACAGATCGTGCTGGGAGCTTTGAAACTCAACTGAGAGGGTTGTATTGCAGAGGGGACAGAAAACTATCAAAATACCAAAATACTGATAGTATATTTCAagtgagtgggggggggggaaagcgaATAGGGCAATAGATAAGGAATTTTTAGGACCCCGGTGAACTCACAGAAACCCAGTGGGCTCTGAATAATAAGGATATGGGAagtgagtgggtttttttgtttgttttttggaaggAACTAAGTTGCACTTTCTGACTGAAGCTTAAAAGGGACTTTTAAGCTATTGTTTGCTTGTACTGTACATACCTTATAAAAGAGGATGGAATGGGAGAACTTGGCCTGTTGTTCCTACTTCACTGGAGCTCTGGGGGCGTTTGCAGACAGCAGGGAGAACAGATGGTGTTCTCGCGCACAGATAACTGGTTCCCGACCTCATGTCATGAAGACCTTGTGTTTGACATGGGGTCTGTAGACTTTTTTTAGCCAAAAAAGACAGTGCCTAAACTTGTCGCAGACCAAACAAGCCAAGGTCTTGTTGGATCTACTGCTTGGATCCAGTACAGCAGCCAGGTTATTGAGCAAGAGCAGTTCTAAGTCTGGGTGCCTCTCTCAGTGATGCTCCCTCTATTCCCTCATCATCATCTTTTTCAGAGCATGCTGAAGCAGacacatttttctgctttacCAACCTAATGGCTGAGATTCGGGACAACTTCATTAAGAGCTTGGATGATTCTCAGTGTGGCATTACCTACAAAATGGAGAAGGTTTATTCGACCCTGAAGGAGAAAGATGTGGAGCTGTATTTGAAACTGGTGAGGAGCTAGGTGTTTCTCTGAGCCTTGGTTGGAATGTGAGGAGTGGGACTTAACAGTGAACCAATCTTGTTAAACTGTTACTGTGCTTGAGCAGAAAGGTTGAGAGAGTGTATAAAGAACTTTGCCCATAGGCAAAGGCTGTCTTATCTATGGGCTGAAACAGTCTCTCCTTGGAGTAAGCTCAGAGTGAGCTGACGCAGCAGagctttcctccctttccttgtgAAAGCAAACAATGTTGCAGAGCTGCCAGCTGTGACTCTGAAGTGACTTGGCCGTGATCCCTGGTCACCTGTGTTGGAGGCTTAGTAGGAACTGGAGTCTGTCCTTTCTTCCTGTCAGCAGGCCAAACGTGAGTTTTCCTGTGAAGTTCCTTGGAAACTGAGGTTACAGGGATTGTATCtctgtctttttaattattacccccccaaaaaaagcataCTTCTGTTGCCACTGAATGTCCTGACAGCACTAACTTAAACCACCTGGAGATCACTGTAGAAGTAAACTGAAATCCAGCAAGTTGGACCATCCTGCCCATCTAACTCTATCATTTTCCTTCATCCAAGGATCTCTGAGTGCTTTGGGTTTTGTGTGTTGTGGTAGAGGGACTGCAGAATGTCTGGAAGGCAGCTTTTGCTGAAAACAGCTTGAGGTCTTACAGTCCATTTGGTGTGAAAGTCCAAGAAGAACTTGGAAGGAAAAGCTGTTCTTGTTACTCCAGCCTTCACCAAGTCATGTCGATATTTCTTGCATTTAGAGAAGTCAGGATGTGTTTCTTGTATAATCCAAATTCAGTCTGTCAGCACAGTGACTCAATCTACAGTGTTGCTTGAAGGCTGATTCAGTAGGGAGAAAATAAACTGCTTACTGTTCGGCCGGCAGGAAATGGTCTTGGTGGTGCTGCAGCTAGTCCTGGATCGTCAGGATCCTGAACTCATTTGACCTTGCTTAAACTTACAGTCCCTTTGTTTTGACAGTAGAAAACAAGAAAGCTACAAACTAAAATTGCTTATGGTATCTTTTACTGGGCATCGGTATGAGCTCTGCTCCATCATTGTTTCTTCCTGTAAAGAGTACACTTTTGATAAATACAGGACTTCTGGAAAGGAGAGACAATCCTGATCAAAACAGTATCTCTGCTAGAGAGGGAGGGCTGTAGCTTTGGAGATAAATGCTGTTCAAATGGGAACATTAAGATTGCTTGGGAAGTTTAACTGGACTACCCCAACCAGTGCCTTTAGGAAAGGAAAGGTTCCTTTACTCCATGTCTTAGAGAGGAGCATTTTCTGGCTTGTCTATAGACATGGAGTATGGTGGTGCTGAAGAACTGTCTCTCTTGATCCAACTTAAGTGTGAGAGCCTTCAAAGGAGGAGGTGGACTTGCTGATGCTGCAATGTGAGGTGGCAGCCTGGAGTTATATCAgggtggagatggggatggaAACATGGGGTGCATCTCTTACTTGTAGGGAACTGGCCGAGAGCACGTACTCACTCTTTGCCTGGTGCATGTCTGACAGCAAGAACAGAACATCAAACCTCAGTTCTTTGCCTTCCGCTGGCTGACGCTGCTCTTGTCCCAAGAGTTCCTGCTGCCAGACGTCATCCGTATCTGGGACTCCCTCTTTGCCGATGACAAGCGCTTCGATTTTCTTCTGCTCGTCTGTTGTGCAATGTTGACGTAAGTATAGAGATAGcagctctttcctgctcttttctttccctcctttacCTAAATTCATGGATCCAGGAGTCTTCCACAGGCACGTGTTAATGCGTCTGGTGAATGGGCTATAGTCATCTGTCACAATGATGGAGAAAGTGTTCTCAAAAGCATCTATAAAGGCACTCTGTGGCccatttttaaagtttctctgTAAAGAATCAAAAGTAGCCAGATTAATTTCCATCTTTCAGACTAATCCGGGATCAGTTGCTGGAAGGAGACTTCACCCTGAACATGAGGCTGCTACAGGTAAGAATTAAGTACAGCAGGGACAAGAAGCAATTTGAAAGACTCTTGGAATAGTACTGTGAGGGAGCACAATGACCCTAGGATGTGGTAGGAGAATGCCTGCGTGAAGAGAAATACCAGATTTCTGATGGTTGCATGCAGAAAAATCTTAAGCTTGCTATTACAGCATGCCTGTTACTGGAAGTGTCAGTCTTTGCACACTGAGGTCCCCACCACTCACTGCAAAACTGACCTCAGTTAAGACAAATGACTACTTTAACTGCTTGGGCTTTCCTGGTGGTGGTATCTATCTGTCTCTGTTCCCCATACCGCTAACTGGGTTTTCACTTCCAGGTGCAGAAGATGGCTGTACACTGTCAGTTTTGTTTTCCTAGCTCAGTCTGgatctcttctccttcccccacctcTCCCCCTGCCTTTTCTGCTGCATCTTGGTGCTACGGTAGTAGTGGCCCCCATTTCAGAGAGTAACGTTCCTTTTCTGGTCTTCTGTTTGTGGGACACAGCGCTGCTGTCTGAAGTCCAGCATCACCATTAAAATGAAGCCTTCTTGCACTTACGCATCCTTCCTACCCTACAAAGAACTTCTGTTCTTAGGCtagaggggtttttttaaccTTGTTTTGATTTGCAAATAACTGAATATTTTCCAGCAAAGATGTGAAACCCTGCATAACAGTCTTGAATTTGTTGGCAAGTGGCTTTTGTTTAGTTCTGAGGTCTGTGAGAGCCCAAGGTTGAAAACACCTGCACTGAACAGTAGGATATCTCTGACTCTGCCAGTTCCTGCTTTGGGCTGTGCAAGGTACTGGCTTTGATAAAGCTTTCTGGCATGAAGATAGTACTTGTATGAAGCCAGCTTAGCTGTACCCttggaggagaaataaaaaacCCTGAAGGGTATTCAGGCTT containing:
- the TBC1D13 gene encoding TBC1 domain family member 13 isoform X5, producing the protein MSRLHRSRIADFQEVLGEPTVALAKLRELCFSGIPFDGGLRCLCWKILLNYLPLEKALWSSLLKKQRDLYSQFLKEMIIQPGIAKANLGASREDVTLEDHPLNPNPDSRWNTYFKDNEVLLQIDKDVRRLYPDMAFFQRRTEYPCLLILDPQNEFETLRKRVEQTTLKSQTVARNRSGVTNVSSPLKTPPNSLSEYEVLPNGCEAHWEVVERILFIYAKLNPGIAYVQGMNEIVGPLYYTFATDPNSEWKEHAEADTFFCFTNLMAEIRDNFIKSLDDSQCGITYKMEKVYSTLKEKDVELYLKLGTGREHVLTLCLVHV
- the TBC1D13 gene encoding TBC1 domain family member 13 isoform X2, whose product is MSRLHRSRIADFQEVLGEPTVALAKLRELCFSDTLELPPFRESLMELFAEEAEFLKEMIIQPGIAKANLGASREDVTLEDHPLNPNPDSRWNTYFKDNEVLLQIDKDVRRLYPDMAFFQRRTEYPCLLILDPQNEFETLRKRVEQTTLKSQTVARNRSGVTNVSSPLKTPPNSLSEYEVLPNGCEAHWEVVERILFIYAKLNPGIAYVQGMNEIVGPLYYTFATDPNSEWKEHAEADTFFCFTNLMAEIRDNFIKSLDDSQCGITYKMEKVYSTLKEKDVELYLKLQEQNIKPQFFAFRWLTLLLSQEFLLPDVIRIWDSLFADDKRFDFLLLVCCAMLTLIRDQLLEGDFTLNMRLLQDYPISDVHLILKKAKELQDSK
- the TBC1D13 gene encoding TBC1 domain family member 13 isoform X1 gives rise to the protein MSRLHRSRIADFQEVLGEPTVALAKLRELCFSGIPFDGGLRCLCWKILLNYLPLEKALWSSLLKKQRDLYSQFLKEMIIQPGIAKANLGASREDVTLEDHPLNPNPDSRWNTYFKDNEVLLQIDKDVRRLYPDMAFFQRRTEYPCLLILDPQNEFETLRKRVEQTTLKSQTVARNRSGVTNVSSPLKTPPNSLSEYEVLPNGCEAHWEVVERILFIYAKLNPGIAYVQGMNEIVGPLYYTFATDPNSEWKEHAEADTFFCFTNLMAEIRDNFIKSLDDSQCGITYKMEKVYSTLKEKDVELYLKLQEQNIKPQFFAFRWLTLLLSQEFLLPDVIRIWDSLFADDKRFDFLLLVCCAMLTLIRDQLLEGDFTLNMRLLQDYPISDVHLILKKAKELQDSK
- the TBC1D13 gene encoding TBC1 domain family member 13 isoform X3, producing MELFAEEAEFLKEMIIQPGIAKANLGASREDVTLEDHPLNPNPDSRWNTYFKDNEVLLQIDKDVRRLYPDMAFFQRRTEYPCLLILDPQNEFETLRKRVEQTTLKSQTVARNRSGVTNVSSPLKTPPNSLSEYEVLPNGCEAHWEVVERILFIYAKLNPGIAYVQGMNEIVGPLYYTFATDPNSEWKEHAEADTFFCFTNLMAEIRDNFIKSLDDSQCGITYKMEKVYSTLKEKDVELYLKLQEQNIKPQFFAFRWLTLLLSQEFLLPDVIRIWDSLFADDKRFDFLLLVCCAMLTLIRDQLLEGDFTLNMRLLQDYPISDVHLILKKAKELQDSK
- the TBC1D13 gene encoding TBC1 domain family member 13 isoform X4, which produces MIIQPGIAKANLGASREDVTLEDHPLNPNPDSRWNTYFKDNEVLLQIDKDVRRLYPDMAFFQRRTEYPCLLILDPQNEFETLRKRVEQTTLKSQTVARNRSGVTNVSSPLKTPPNSLSEYEVLPNGCEAHWEVVERILFIYAKLNPGIAYVQGMNEIVGPLYYTFATDPNSEWKEHAEADTFFCFTNLMAEIRDNFIKSLDDSQCGITYKMEKVYSTLKEKDVELYLKLQEQNIKPQFFAFRWLTLLLSQEFLLPDVIRIWDSLFADDKRFDFLLLVCCAMLTLIRDQLLEGDFTLNMRLLQDYPISDVHLILKKAKELQDSK